The Branchiostoma lanceolatum isolate klBraLanc5 chromosome 10, klBraLanc5.hap2, whole genome shotgun sequence genome has a window encoding:
- the LOC136443979 gene encoding adenosine receptor A1-like, whose amino-acid sequence MANGTDYLETTMAMNLTTAAPSMTGYENSGMDGFQIFDTVILIMVAIPTVVGNALIPSALSSSDKLRTTSNLFVCSLAVADLAIGLTVIPLFIGQVAAPQAFAHRASCVAAFGWSIFVEAASVMSLVAISVDRLLAVTYPMQYVSEVTSSHAMGAILGVWTAAGSVTIVIVVGFKPVITRCHLSQVFDDFSLPASASLGLLLPWFCMVVVYSVLLRVAKGQAEKLGHLSHSPRHISGRMQLQARRTFSLVLGTFSVCWTPFLITSYLQHYYPDNRHLDNFLQFSVTLAMANSCLNPWVYALRNDAFQDTFRRIWRRSFRSNTSDGSGEFIPLSRVGRRTKTTLIKEKISIASLLISTRTVVLVGTGNFRILKEYDLDTIPLSPYCEQRP is encoded by the coding sequence ATGGCCAACGGCACGGACTACCTGGAAACAACGATGGCAATGAACCTGACCACTGCCGCCCCGTCCATGACTGGCTACGAGAACAGTGGTATGGACGGTTTCCAAATATTTGATACAGTGATTCTAATCATGGTTGCCATACCAACGGTCGTGGGTAACGCCCTCATCCCGTCGGCACTGTCATCTTCCGATAAGTTACGAACGACGTCGAATCTCTTCGTCTGTAGTCTCGCGGTGGCAGATCTCGCGATAGGTCTCACGGTGATACCTCTGTTCATCGGTCAAGTGGCGGCCCCGCAAGCCTTTGCCCACCGCGCGAGCTGCGTCGCTGCCTTCGGGTGGTCCATATTTGTGGAGGCGGCGTCTGTGATGAGTCTGGTGGCCATTTCGGTGGACAGACTTCTGGCCGTGACCTACCCGATGCAGTACGTGTCAGAAGTCACGTCGTCCCATGCCATGGGGGCTATCCTAGGGGTGTGGACAGCGGCGGGCTCCGTCACCATCGTCATCGTCGTCGGCTTCAAACCCGTCATCACCAGATGCCACCTCTCCCAAGTTTTCGACGACTTCTCCCTCCCGGCCTCAGCTTCGCTAGGACTTCTTCTTCCCTGGTTTTGCATGGTTGTCGTCTACAGTGTGCTTCTCCGAGTGGCCAAAGGACAAGCAGAAAAACTTGGACACCTATCGCACAGCCCCAGACACATCAGCGGGCGGATGCAGCTTCAGGCCCGCAGAACATTCTCTCTCGTCCTCGGTACCTTCTCGGTTTGCTGGACTCCGTTTCTCATCACTTCCTACTTACAACACTACTACCCAGACAATCGACATCTCGACAACTTCTTACAGTTCAGCGTCACCCTAGCTATGGCGAACTCTTGTCTAAATCCCTGGGTCTATGCTCTACGTAACGACGCTTTTCAAGACACGTTTCGTCGAATCTGGCGACGGTCGTTCCGAAGTAACACCTCCGACGGGAGCGGGGAGTTCATCCCGCTGAGTCGGGTGGGACGCCGAACCAAGACGACGCTGATCAAAGAAAAAATCAGCATCGCGTCGCTTCTGATAAGCACCCGAACGGTGGTGCTGGTCGGCACCGGAAACTTCCGAATTCTGAAGGAATATGACCTGGATACCATCCCGCTATCTCCCTATTGCGAACAGCGGCCATAA